In Kineococcus rhizosphaerae, a single window of DNA contains:
- a CDS encoding DMT family transporter, which produces MTRRAALMFAALGVAWGIPYLLIKVAGDELAPSTLVLARTAVAALVLAPIALSRKEVRDSLPTLARHWKAVVAYTGFEIVGPWLFLARAEHDLPSSTTAVIISAVPVVGAVLALATRRSERLGGLGWAGLALGTLGVATLVGFDLVPTQFGAVAELAVVVVGYAVGPAILARHLSELPGMAVVLASLVLSALVYVPVVALGPGLPDAVSAPVVASVVVLALVCTAGAFLLLFALVGEIGPVRSTSIVYVNPVVAVVAGAVVLGERITLTTVAGFALVLAGSFLTTRGPREPARNAPGQPAAPLTVEA; this is translated from the coding sequence GTGACCCGCCGCGCCGCCCTGATGTTCGCCGCCCTCGGCGTCGCCTGGGGCATCCCCTACCTGCTCATCAAGGTCGCGGGCGACGAGCTCGCCCCGTCCACGCTCGTGCTGGCCCGCACGGCCGTCGCCGCGCTCGTGCTCGCACCCATCGCGTTGTCCCGCAAGGAGGTGCGCGACAGCCTGCCGACGCTGGCGCGGCACTGGAAGGCCGTCGTCGCCTACACCGGGTTCGAGATCGTCGGCCCCTGGCTGTTCCTGGCCCGGGCCGAGCACGACCTGCCCAGCTCCACGACCGCCGTCATCATCTCCGCGGTGCCCGTGGTCGGTGCGGTCCTCGCCCTCGCGACCCGGCGCTCCGAGCGCCTCGGCGGCCTCGGCTGGGCCGGTCTGGCCCTGGGGACCCTGGGGGTGGCGACCCTCGTCGGCTTCGACCTCGTCCCCACCCAGTTCGGCGCCGTCGCCGAGCTGGCCGTCGTCGTGGTCGGGTACGCCGTCGGGCCCGCGATCCTCGCCCGCCACCTGTCCGAGCTGCCCGGGATGGCCGTCGTCCTCGCCAGCCTCGTGCTCTCCGCCCTCGTCTACGTCCCCGTCGTGGCGCTCGGGCCGGGCCTGCCGGACGCGGTGTCCGCCCCCGTCGTGGCCTCGGTCGTCGTCCTCGCCCTCGTCTGCACCGCGGGGGCCTTCCTCCTGCTGTTCGCCCTCGTGGGCGAGATCGGCCCGGTGCGCTCCACCTCCATCGTCTACGTCAACCCCGTCGTCGCCGTCGTGGCCGGGGCCGTCGTGCTGGGGGAGCGGATCACCCTCACCACCGTCGCCGGGTTCGCGCTGGTGCTCGCCGGTTCCTTCCTGACGACCCGCGGCCCCCGCGAACCCGCCCGGAACGCGCCCGGGCAGCCCGCGGCGCCGCTTACCGTGGAGGCATGA
- a CDS encoding sensor domain-containing diguanylate cyclase, with translation MELPTAPSRDAQWALPADLLDAVTREDVGLEDVLALVVDRLAGPCGVRDARVLAPGEPAAAGALVVPLLLLGEAVGRLQLRCTGPGAAAPAPSVLAAVAHHVAVLLKAETIRRARELDAVAADAVRRLFEEGTRATSVHQAAEVLARVSADALRTERVAVHLCEEDGRILDLLGLGVPESVAAALRAQLVGRSALGSPVWRRAQELGEPVLADCAVATPGRPGGFVATMELLSYAALPLRSARGFVGMVLCGDVSRTRTWTEHERRVARQLSLQGALVVDSARSRQAEHELLAELRHRADHDGLTGLPNRGRLLTALAELLPAAPQDGGALLLLDLDGFKQVNDTLGHHAGDELLRVVARRLGAVVREGDVPARLGGDEFAVLARGVSAPEAAALARRVAAAVAEPLTVDGVRVGVGASVGTALLPEHGQDVPGLLRAADARMYEGKKRSRRLRARSSASVKNARTSPVSTG, from the coding sequence GTGGAGCTCCCGACTGCGCCGTCGCGCGACGCGCAGTGGGCGCTGCCCGCCGACCTGCTCGACGCCGTCACGCGCGAGGACGTCGGGCTCGAGGACGTTCTGGCCCTCGTCGTCGACCGGCTGGCCGGCCCGTGCGGTGTCCGCGACGCCCGCGTCCTGGCGCCGGGGGAACCGGCCGCCGCGGGCGCGCTGGTCGTCCCGCTGCTGCTGCTCGGCGAGGCGGTCGGGCGGCTGCAGCTGCGGTGCACCGGCCCGGGTGCCGCGGCCCCCGCGCCGTCCGTGCTGGCCGCCGTCGCGCACCACGTGGCCGTCCTGCTCAAGGCCGAGACCATCCGGCGCGCCCGGGAGCTGGACGCCGTCGCAGCCGACGCCGTGCGGCGCCTGTTCGAGGAGGGCACCCGGGCCACGTCCGTCCACCAGGCCGCCGAGGTGCTCGCGCGGGTCAGCGCCGACGCGCTGCGGACCGAGCGCGTCGCCGTGCACCTGTGCGAGGAGGACGGGCGCATCCTCGACCTGCTCGGCCTCGGCGTCCCCGAGTCCGTCGCGGCCGCGCTGCGGGCGCAGCTCGTCGGCCGGTCCGCGCTGGGCTCGCCCGTGTGGCGGCGCGCCCAGGAGCTCGGCGAGCCGGTGCTGGCCGACTGCGCCGTGGCCACGCCGGGCCGCCCGGGCGGGTTCGTCGCCACCATGGAACTGCTCTCGTACGCCGCGCTGCCGCTGCGGTCGGCGCGCGGGTTCGTCGGGATGGTCCTGTGCGGGGACGTGAGCCGCACCCGCACCTGGACCGAGCACGAGCGCCGGGTGGCGCGGCAGCTGTCCCTGCAGGGCGCGCTGGTCGTCGACAGCGCCCGCTCGCGCCAGGCCGAGCACGAGCTGCTCGCCGAGCTGCGGCACCGCGCCGACCACGACGGGCTGACCGGGCTGCCCAACCGCGGAAGGCTGCTCACGGCGCTCGCCGAGCTCCTGCCCGCCGCGCCGCAGGACGGGGGTGCGCTGCTGCTCCTCGACCTCGACGGGTTCAAGCAGGTCAACGACACCCTGGGCCACCACGCCGGCGACGAGCTCCTGCGGGTGGTCGCCCGGCGCCTGGGCGCCGTCGTCCGGGAGGGCGACGTCCCCGCCCGGCTCGGCGGCGACGAGTTCGCCGTCCTGGCGCGCGGGGTGTCGGCCCCGGAGGCCGCGGCGCTCGCCCGCCGGGTCGCGGCGGCCGTGGCCGAACCCCTGACGGTCGACGGCGTCCGGGTGGGCGTGGGGGCGAGCGTCGGGACCGCGCTGCTGCCCGAACACGGGCAGGACGTGCCCGGGCTGCTGCGCGCGGCGGACGCCCGGATGTACGAGGGCAAGAAGAGGTCCCGGCGCCTGCGCGCGCGGTCTTCCGCGAGCGTGAAGAACGCCCGAACTTCTCCCGTGAGCACGGGGTGA
- the cofE gene encoding coenzyme F420-0:L-glutamate ligase, producing the protein MSAHSPHPVQIVGLTGIGEVHAGDDVARLVVDALHLQRASLNDGDVIAISSKVVSKAAGLSVPATDRDEVVLRESRRLVAARRTPAGVSRVVQSAAGPVMAAAGVDASNVEGDVVLTLPPDPDAAARDLRARLHELTGAVVGVVVTDTAGRPWRAGQTDFALGAAGLDVLDDLRGTVDAQGRDLSVTARALVDEIAAAADLVKGKTSGVPAALFRGFAELVLPADDPGPGARSLVRDAAGDWFRLGHVEAVRAALGAGAVEPPPVTPGTLTERLERTAEVALAAGPVLDGKVFVKGPALHLEAADDFSLGVLTQRVLSALWTEFLAGLVHRVPDGVVVRVVELPR; encoded by the coding sequence GTGAGCGCCCACTCCCCCCACCCCGTCCAGATCGTCGGGCTGACGGGCATCGGCGAGGTGCACGCCGGGGACGACGTCGCCCGGCTCGTCGTCGACGCCCTGCACCTGCAGCGGGCCTCCCTCAACGACGGCGACGTGATCGCGATCTCCAGCAAGGTCGTGTCCAAGGCCGCCGGCCTGAGCGTGCCCGCGACCGACCGCGACGAGGTCGTCCTGCGCGAGTCCCGGCGCCTGGTCGCCGCGCGCCGCACCCCGGCGGGCGTCTCGCGCGTCGTGCAGTCCGCGGCCGGGCCCGTCATGGCCGCCGCCGGCGTCGACGCCTCCAACGTCGAGGGCGACGTCGTGCTGACGCTGCCGCCCGACCCCGACGCCGCGGCCCGCGACCTGCGGGCCCGGCTGCACGAGCTGACCGGCGCCGTCGTCGGCGTCGTCGTCACCGACACCGCCGGGCGCCCCTGGCGCGCCGGGCAGACCGACTTCGCCCTCGGCGCCGCCGGGCTCGACGTCCTCGACGACCTGCGCGGGACCGTCGACGCGCAGGGCCGGGACCTGTCGGTGACCGCCCGCGCCCTCGTGGACGAGATCGCCGCCGCCGCCGACCTCGTCAAGGGCAAGACCTCGGGGGTCCCCGCCGCCCTGTTCCGGGGGTTCGCCGAGCTCGTCCTGCCGGCCGACGACCCCGGCCCGGGCGCCCGCTCGCTCGTGCGGGACGCGGCCGGCGACTGGTTCCGCCTCGGTCACGTCGAGGCCGTGCGCGCCGCCCTGGGCGCCGGCGCCGTCGAACCCCCGCCCGTGACGCCCGGCACCCTGACCGAACGCCTCGAACGCACCGCCGAGGTGGCCCTGGCCGCCGGGCCCGTCCTCGACGGGAAGGTGTTCGTGAAGGGCCCGGCGCTGCACCTGGAGGCCGCCGACGACTTCTCCCTCGGCGTCCTCACCCAGCGGGTGCTGTCGGCGCTGTGGACGGAGTTCCTCGCCGGTCTCGTCCACCGCGTCCCCGACGGGGTCGTCGTGCGGGTCGTCGAACTCCCCCGCTGA
- a CDS encoding lysylphosphatidylglycerol synthase domain-containing protein, with amino-acid sequence MVSTLLGVLRSRAVRIGFLVVALGLAVAYVVRDRTEIAAAWSRLDALSVLLALVCSLANVALSGASWRSVMGDLGSKLPVGAASRVFFVGQLGRYIPGSVFQFVAQAELARDHGVPRRRTGSALVVALLVSLTTASLIVTGVLPIALHGRAIAGWEWTGWLRWTTPLLLVLLVPAVTNRLLALLLRLARQEPLEHRVTLRGLLASAGWATGSWIAVGLQVFVLARAVGSDWSTGSTLALALGGYVVAWMVGFFVVLAPAGAGARELVLGAVLGLALGGGGAAVVVLGSRVLLTVSDLVLAFAALAGHRAEIAAKVKAERSRR; translated from the coding sequence GTGGTCTCCACGCTCCTGGGGGTCCTGCGCTCGCGCGCCGTCCGGATCGGGTTCCTCGTCGTCGCCCTCGGCCTGGCCGTCGCGTACGTCGTGCGCGACCGCACCGAGATCGCCGCCGCGTGGTCCCGGCTCGACGCGCTGTCGGTGCTGCTCGCGCTCGTCTGCTCCCTGGCCAACGTCGCGCTGTCCGGGGCGTCGTGGCGCTCGGTCATGGGCGACCTCGGCTCGAAGCTGCCCGTCGGCGCCGCCTCCCGGGTGTTCTTCGTCGGCCAGCTCGGCCGGTACATCCCCGGCAGCGTGTTCCAGTTCGTCGCCCAGGCCGAGCTCGCCCGCGACCACGGCGTGCCGCGGCGGCGCACGGGGTCCGCGCTCGTCGTCGCCCTGCTCGTCTCCCTCACGACGGCGTCGCTGATCGTCACCGGCGTCCTGCCGATCGCCCTGCACGGCAGGGCCATCGCCGGCTGGGAGTGGACCGGCTGGCTGCGCTGGACCACACCGCTGCTGCTCGTCCTGCTGGTGCCCGCCGTCACCAACCGGCTGCTGGCGCTCCTGCTGCGCCTGGCCCGTCAGGAACCCCTCGAGCACCGCGTCACCCTGCGCGGGCTGCTCGCCTCCGCCGGCTGGGCGACGGGGTCCTGGATCGCCGTCGGGCTGCAGGTCTTCGTCCTCGCCCGCGCGGTGGGGTCGGACTGGTCGACCGGGTCCACGCTGGCGCTCGCGCTCGGCGGGTACGTCGTGGCGTGGATGGTCGGGTTCTTCGTCGTCCTGGCGCCCGCGGGGGCCGGGGCGCGCGAACTCGTCCTGGGGGCGGTGCTCGGCCTGGCCCTCGGCGGTGGGGGAGCGGCCGTCGTCGTCCTCGGGTCCCGGGTGCTGCTGACCGTCTCGGACCTGGTGCTCGCCTTCGCCGCCCTGGCCGGTCACCGCGCCGAGATCGCGGCGAAGGTCAAGGCCGAGCGCTCCCGCCGCTGA
- a CDS encoding Clp protease N-terminal domain-containing protein: MTDSTQLVRLDDLIRAVAGRHDTPLERLSDAVVLGDHLGETADALIGHFVDQARRSGASWSQIGVSMGVTRQAAQKRFVSKDDGTPEPLDASQGFSRFTDSARAVVVGAQELARAGSSATIAVPHLLLAALDQDAVGQAVTAQGVSLEEVRRVARACLPPASADVPALIPFDAQTRAVLEGTFAQAQARGAEHVDAVHVLLALLAVEDGTGILSGLGVRAEAVSG; this comes from the coding sequence ATGACCGACTCCACGCAGCTCGTCCGGCTCGACGACCTCATCCGCGCCGTCGCCGGCCGCCACGACACCCCGCTCGAACGCCTCAGCGACGCCGTCGTCCTCGGGGACCACCTCGGGGAGACCGCCGACGCGCTCATCGGCCACTTCGTCGACCAGGCACGCCGCTCCGGGGCCTCCTGGTCGCAGATCGGCGTCAGCATGGGCGTGACCCGCCAGGCGGCCCAGAAGCGCTTCGTCAGCAAGGACGACGGGACGCCGGAACCGCTCGACGCCAGCCAGGGGTTCAGCCGCTTCACCGACTCCGCGCGCGCCGTCGTCGTCGGGGCGCAGGAACTCGCCCGCGCGGGGAGCAGCGCGACGATCGCCGTCCCGCACCTCCTGCTGGCCGCGCTGGACCAGGACGCCGTGGGGCAGGCCGTCACGGCCCAGGGCGTGTCCCTGGAGGAGGTCCGGCGCGTCGCGCGGGCCTGCCTGCCCCCGGCGTCCGCGGACGTGCCCGCGCTGATCCCCTTCGACGCGCAGACCAGGGCGGTGCTGGAGGGCACGTTCGCCCAGGCGCAGGCCCGGGGGGCCGAGCACGTCGACGCCGTCCACGTCCTGCTCGCGCTGCTGGCCGTCGAGGACGGGACCGGGATCCTGTCGGGCCTGGGCGTGCGGGCCGAGGCCGTCTCCGGGTAG
- a CDS encoding DNA-3-methyladenine glycosylase family protein codes for MTPDGELRWTPGRPVPVAAMLTPLRRGAGDPTHRLDPDGTFWRATRTPEGPVTLRVRGLRDAVEAQAWGPGADWVLAGVPELLGAADDTWADFVPNPEHPLLVQSWRANPHWRTTRTRAVFEAVSASALEQVVTCVEAFAAWRRLVQRFGEPAPGPGGLMLSPTPEQWTRIPSWEWLQAGVELRRRKVTILAASRATGLERTLGMGPEEADRALRSLPGIGVWTSAEVRQRAHGHADAFSFGDYHVAKNVSFALTGEVLDDAGCAEVIECYRGHRYRVQQLLAFAGVVRPRRAPRMTLPTHTPNRAVRRGAFSAR; via the coding sequence ATGACGCCGGACGGGGAACTGCGCTGGACCCCCGGCCGCCCCGTCCCCGTCGCCGCCATGCTCACCCCGCTGCGCCGCGGGGCCGGGGACCCGACCCACCGCCTCGACCCCGACGGGACGTTCTGGCGCGCCACGCGCACCCCGGAAGGCCCCGTGACGCTGCGCGTGCGGGGCCTGCGCGACGCCGTCGAGGCGCAGGCCTGGGGGCCCGGCGCGGACTGGGTGCTCGCCGGGGTCCCCGAGCTGCTGGGCGCCGCCGACGACACCTGGGCCGACTTCGTCCCGAACCCCGAGCACCCGCTCCTGGTCCAGTCCTGGCGGGCGAACCCGCACTGGCGCACCACCCGCACCCGCGCCGTGTTCGAGGCGGTCTCCGCCTCGGCGCTGGAGCAGGTCGTCACCTGCGTCGAGGCGTTCGCCGCGTGGCGCCGACTCGTGCAGCGGTTCGGCGAACCCGCCCCCGGGCCGGGCGGGCTGATGCTGTCGCCGACCCCCGAGCAGTGGACCCGCATCCCGTCCTGGGAGTGGCTGCAGGCCGGGGTGGAGCTGCGCCGCCGCAAGGTCACGATCCTCGCCGCGTCCCGCGCCACGGGCCTCGAACGCACGCTGGGGATGGGCCCGGAGGAGGCCGACCGCGCGTTGCGGTCGCTGCCGGGGATCGGGGTGTGGACGTCGGCGGAGGTCCGCCAGCGCGCCCACGGCCACGCCGACGCGTTCAGCTTCGGCGACTACCACGTCGCCAAGAACGTGTCGTTCGCGCTGACGGGGGAGGTCCTCGACGACGCCGGCTGCGCCGAGGTCATCGAGTGCTACCGCGGGCACCGCTACCGCGTGCAGCAGTTGCTGGCCTTCGCCGGGGTGGTGCGGCCGCGGCGGGCGCCGCGGATGACCCTGCCGACGCACACCCCGAACCGGGCGGTGCGGCGGGGGGCGTTCTCCGCGCGCTGA
- a CDS encoding cyclase family protein: MWVDLTRPLHPGMPVFPGDPEFSARVVAGDGFRITELALGSHTGTHVDAPAHVDPDGPAIDELPLDLFAGEAVVLDVRGATAIERLPDVSGCRIVLLRSGSDETHLTVAAARALREAGVRTVGIDGPSVDAPGTLAVHRVLLGTRDDPGVLVENLTNLAALPGRVEFFAVPLALSGGDGSPVRAFARALGTLRGPGA, from the coding sequence ATGTGGGTCGACCTGACCCGGCCCCTGCACCCGGGGATGCCGGTGTTCCCCGGCGACCCGGAGTTCTCGGCCCGGGTCGTGGCGGGTGACGGTTTCCGCATCACCGAGCTCGCGCTGGGCTCGCACACGGGGACCCACGTCGACGCCCCGGCGCACGTCGACCCCGACGGTCCGGCGATCGACGAACTCCCCCTGGACCTGTTCGCCGGCGAGGCCGTCGTGCTCGACGTCCGCGGGGCCACGGCGATCGAGCGGCTGCCCGACGTCTCCGGGTGCCGGATCGTGCTGCTGCGCAGCGGGTCCGACGAGACCCACCTCACGGTCGCGGCAGCCCGGGCGCTGCGGGAGGCGGGGGTGCGGACCGTCGGGATCGACGGCCCCAGCGTCGACGCCCCCGGCACCCTCGCCGTCCACCGGGTCCTGCTCGGGACGCGGGACGACCCGGGGGTCCTCGTGGAGAACCTCACGAACCTGGCGGCACTGCCGGGGCGGGTGGAGTTCTTCGCCGTGCCGCTGGCCCTGAGCGGCGGGGACGGGTCGCCGGTGCGGGCGTTCGCGCGGGCGCTCGGGACGCTGCGCGGTCCGGGCGCCTGA
- a CDS encoding LysR substrate-binding domain-containing protein: protein MSLDSEDFTIDLRRLRLLREVERRGTVAATAAALHLTPSAVSQQLAGLARDLDVPLFERQGRGVRLTGQARVLLAHADAVAAQLEKARADLVAFDAGAVGEVRIGSLATAVFAVVAPALRRLRRDRPGLRLLVRERDPVVAIAGLDAGELDVVVAVDHPGGPRRDDARYDRVDLLTDVLDVLLPADHRLADRDEVDLAELAREEWIAAAADDACAQITMGACAAAGFSPDVRHHTGEYDALAALVAAGAGVALVPRLAHPLRPSGLRVVPLTGPPPARSIYAATRAGRGTDAPTAAVLEEFRRVATERPDAS, encoded by the coding sequence ATGAGTCTCGACAGTGAGGACTTCACGATCGACCTGCGCAGGCTCCGCCTCCTGCGCGAGGTGGAGCGGCGCGGCACGGTCGCCGCGACCGCCGCCGCCCTGCACCTGACCCCCTCGGCCGTCTCGCAGCAGCTCGCCGGCCTGGCCCGCGACCTCGACGTCCCGCTCTTCGAGCGCCAGGGCCGCGGCGTCCGGCTCACGGGTCAGGCCCGCGTCCTGCTCGCGCACGCCGACGCCGTCGCCGCCCAGCTCGAGAAGGCCCGCGCCGACCTCGTCGCCTTCGACGCCGGGGCGGTCGGGGAGGTCCGGATCGGGTCGCTGGCCACCGCCGTCTTCGCCGTCGTCGCCCCCGCGTTGCGACGGCTGCGCCGCGACCGCCCCGGGCTGCGGCTGCTGGTGCGCGAACGCGACCCCGTCGTGGCGATCGCGGGGCTGGACGCCGGCGAGCTCGACGTCGTGGTCGCCGTCGACCACCCGGGCGGCCCGCGCCGCGATGACGCCCGCTACGACCGCGTCGACCTGCTGACCGACGTCCTGGACGTCCTGCTGCCGGCCGACCACCGGCTCGCCGACCGCGACGAGGTCGACCTCGCCGAACTGGCCCGCGAGGAGTGGATCGCCGCGGCCGCCGACGACGCGTGCGCGCAGATCACCATGGGCGCCTGCGCGGCCGCGGGCTTCTCCCCCGACGTGCGTCACCACACCGGCGAGTACGACGCCCTGGCGGCCCTGGTGGCTGCGGGGGCGGGGGTCGCGCTCGTCCCGCGACTGGCGCACCCGTTGCGGCCCAGCGGGTTGCGCGTGGTGCCCCTGACCGGCCCGCCGCCCGCGCGGTCGATCTACGCGGCGACCCGGGCCGGGCGCGGCACCGACGCCCCGACGGCCGCGGTGCTCGAGGAGTTCCGGCGGGTCGCCACGGAGCGCCCCGACGCCTCGTGA
- the cofD gene encoding 2-phospho-L-lactate transferase yields MAPVSDAIRPLRITALAGGVGGARFLRGLLNHLAAAQDPVRRDARVTVISNTADDITLHGLRISPDLDSVMYTLGGGIDEVRGWGRAEESSGVAAELAVYGAEPSWFTLGDKDIATHLVRTRMLAEGATLSQVTARLCERWQPGVRLLPMTDDVVETHVDLAGPDGSTRRVHFQEWWVRLHAAVPALAIEPVGAAAATPAPGVLEAVRDADVVVLPPSNPVVSIGTILQVPGIRDALAATAAPVVGVSPVIGGAPVRGMADACLAAIGVPTTAAAVAGLYADFLDGWLVAEEDEPPVRAGLHVRRRPLLMSDPRATADLAGAALDLALELVDAERAA; encoded by the coding sequence ATGGCCCCCGTGAGCGACGCGATCAGACCCCTTCGGATCACCGCACTGGCCGGTGGTGTGGGCGGCGCCCGGTTCCTGCGCGGCCTGCTGAACCACCTGGCCGCCGCCCAGGACCCCGTGCGCCGCGACGCCCGCGTCACCGTGATCAGCAACACCGCCGACGACATCACCCTGCACGGCCTGCGGATCTCCCCCGACCTCGACTCCGTGATGTACACCCTCGGCGGCGGCATCGACGAGGTCCGCGGCTGGGGGCGGGCCGAGGAGTCCTCCGGCGTCGCGGCCGAACTGGCCGTCTACGGCGCCGAACCGTCGTGGTTCACCCTGGGCGACAAGGACATCGCCACCCACCTCGTCCGCACCCGGATGCTCGCCGAGGGCGCCACCCTCTCGCAGGTCACCGCCCGGCTGTGCGAGCGCTGGCAGCCCGGGGTCCGCCTCCTGCCGATGACCGACGACGTCGTCGAGACGCACGTCGACCTCGCCGGACCGGACGGCTCGACGCGCCGCGTGCACTTCCAGGAGTGGTGGGTCCGCCTGCACGCGGCCGTGCCCGCGCTGGCCATCGAACCCGTCGGCGCGGCCGCCGCGACCCCCGCCCCCGGCGTGCTCGAGGCGGTCCGCGACGCCGACGTCGTCGTCCTGCCGCCCAGCAACCCCGTCGTCTCGATCGGGACGATCCTGCAGGTCCCCGGGATCCGCGACGCCCTCGCCGCGACGGCGGCCCCCGTCGTGGGCGTCTCCCCCGTGATCGGCGGCGCCCCCGTGCGCGGGATGGCCGACGCCTGCCTGGCCGCGATCGGCGTCCCCACGACCGCGGCCGCCGTCGCGGGTCTGTACGCCGACTTCCTCGACGGCTGGCTCGTGGCCGAGGAGGACGAGCCCCCGGTGCGCGCCGGTCTGCACGTGCGCCGCCGGCCGCTGCTCATGAGCGACCCGCGGGCCACGGCCGACCTGGCCGGCGCCGCGCTCGACCTCGCGCTCGAACTCGTCGACGCCGAGCGTGCCGCGTGA
- a CDS encoding WhiB family transcriptional regulator — MTGGLTGLSGLTPEDPGWQELALCAQTDPEAFFPEKGGSTREAKRVCLGCEVRQECLEYALGNDERFGIWGGLSERERRRLKRQIS; from the coding sequence CTGACCGGGGGCCTGACCGGCCTGTCCGGCCTGACCCCGGAGGACCCGGGCTGGCAGGAGCTCGCGCTCTGCGCCCAGACCGACCCCGAGGCCTTCTTCCCCGAGAAGGGCGGGTCCACCCGCGAGGCCAAGCGCGTCTGCCTCGGCTGCGAGGTCCGCCAGGAGTGCCTCGAGTACGCGCTCGGCAACGACGAGCGCTTCGGCATCTGGGGCGGGCTGTCCGAGCGCGAGCGCCGTCGCCTCAAGCGCCAGATCAGCTGA